The following proteins come from a genomic window of Solea solea chromosome 3, fSolSol10.1, whole genome shotgun sequence:
- the gal3st4 gene encoding galactose-3-O-sulfotransferase 4 isoform X5, with translation MVKCLTCGHVGPVWMWKALLFFAAIAIADQLLDVIFKKSSVQPAAHSIFSSPDAQGPSLGSCQPHTHIMFLKTHKTASSTVLNMLYRFGEERNLSFALPVRYQLGYPLPFKATMVKGYQGPRVVEFHIMAHHMRFNKPEVEKVMPADTFYFSIVRNPISLAESAFAYFKSVAPAFHKAKTLGEFADNPMKFYDPNITYNFLTRNLLWFDFGMDHNAKFSVEEAQRAVATIRQTFKLVLLSEYFDQSMILLRHALCWPLDAVVSFSLNARQQKPSGFGGMSGSWVSKAAAVAGVKVTGGHSLMKTPESQSLTEEQRDKLQQWNTFDWYLYQAFNQTFWEEIHKFGLAEMEQEVALLRILREDLARVCLRDGGKPVEAQQIRDKSIRPFQSGPVKILGYELQPGLDNRTRTSCLRMIMPELQYKDLLDAKQFPRAHTVQQGKQTSTRMRKDSH, from the exons ATGGTAAAATGTCTGACTTGTGGTCATGTGGGTCCAGTGTGGATGTGGAAGGCACTGCTGTTCTTCGCGGCCATTGCGATTGCTGACCAGCTACTGGATGTCATCTTCAAGAAGAG caGTGTCCAGCCAGCTGCTCACTCAATTTTCTCATCCCCTGATGCTCAGGGGCCGTCCCTGGGCTCCTGCCAGCCCCACACCCACATCATGTTCCTCAAGACCCACAAGACAGCCAGCAGCACTGTGCTCAACATGCTCTACCGCTTCGGAGAGGAGCGCAATCTCTCCTTTGCCCTGCCAGTGCGCTACCAGCTGGGCTATCCACTGCCCTTCAAAGCCACCATGGTCAAAGGTTACCAGGGTCCCAGGGTCGTAGAGTTCCACATCATGGCTCATCACATGAGATTCAACAAGCCGGAG GTGGAGAAGGTGATGCCAGCAGAcacgttttatttttctatcGTCAGGAATCCGATCTCTCTGGCTGAGTCTGCCTTTGCGTATTTCAAATCAGTAGCACCTGCCTTTCACAAAGCCAAAACCCTCGGAGAGTTTGCTGATAACCCGATGAAATTCTATGACCCTAATATTACCTACAATTTCCTCACCCGTAACCTGCTGTGGTTTGACTTTGGCATGGACCACAATGCTAAGTTTTCTGTGGAAGAGGCTCAGCGTGCTGTGGCCACAATCCGTCAGACCTTCAAGTTGGTTCTGTTGTCTGAATATTTTGACCAGTCCATGATCCTGCTGAGACACGCTCTCTGCTGGCCACTGGATGCTGTTGTCTCATTTAGCCTCAACGCTCGCCAGCAGAAGCCCAGTGGGTTTGGGGGGATGAGTGGGAGCTGGGTGAGCAAAGCTGCAGCAGTGGCTGGTGTCAAAGTTACAGGAGGACATTCATTAATGAAGACACCTGAAAGTCAGTCACTAACGGAGGAACAGCGCGATAAGCTGCAGCAGTGGAACACCTTTGACTGGTACTTATACCAAGCCTTTAACCAGACCTTCTGGGAGGAAATCCACAAGTTTGGTCTCGCTGAAATGGAGCAAGAAGTAGCTCTTCTCAGGATTCTGAGAGAAGATCTGGCCCGGGTTTGTCTCAGGGACGGCGGTAAACCCGTGGAGGCACAACAGATCAGAGATAAAAGCATTCGGCCATTCCAGAGTGGACCCGTGAAGATTCTTGGCTACGAGCTCCAGCCAGGGCTGGACAACCGCACGAGGACATCCTGTCTTAGGATGATCATGCCGGAGCTCCAGTACAAAGACTTGCTGGATGCTAAACAGTTCCCTCGGGCTCATACAGTCCAGCAAGGAAAGCAGACTTCAACCCGGATGAGAAAAGACTCACACTGA
- the gal3st4 gene encoding galactose-3-O-sulfotransferase 4 isoform X1, producing the protein MCGRTNYIPAYHRKVFNPIGGFVIARAFIYFPDSAGAARVQASQEWFALGRTQDHQIHGSHERMVKCLTCGHVGPVWMWKALLFFAAIAIADQLLDVIFKKSSVQPAAHSIFSSPDAQGPSLGSCQPHTHIMFLKTHKTASSTVLNMLYRFGEERNLSFALPVRYQLGYPLPFKATMVKGYQGPRVVEFHIMAHHMRFNKPEVEKVMPADTFYFSIVRNPISLAESAFAYFKSVAPAFHKAKTLGEFADNPMKFYDPNITYNFLTRNLLWFDFGMDHNAKFSVEEAQRAVATIRQTFKLVLLSEYFDQSMILLRHALCWPLDAVVSFSLNARQQKPSGFGGMSGSWVSKAAAVAGVKVTGGHSLMKTPESQSLTEEQRDKLQQWNTFDWYLYQAFNQTFWEEIHKFGLAEMEQEVALLRILREDLARVCLRDGGKPVEAQQIRDKSIRPFQSGPVKILGYELQPGLDNRTRTSCLRMIMPELQYKDLLDAKQFPRAHTVQQGKQTSTRMRKDSH; encoded by the exons ATGTGTGGTCGGACAAACTACATACCTGCTTACCACAGGAAGGTGTTTAATCCAATTGGAGGATTTGTTATTGCgcgtgcatttatttatttcccagATTCAGCTGGTGCGGCCAGAGTTCAAGCTTCGCAGGAATGGTTTGCTCTTGGCAGAACACAAGATCATCAAATCCATGGCAGCCATGAGAG GATGGTAAAATGTCTGACTTGTGGTCATGTGGGTCCAGTGTGGATGTGGAAGGCACTGCTGTTCTTCGCGGCCATTGCGATTGCTGACCAGCTACTGGATGTCATCTTCAAGAAGAG caGTGTCCAGCCAGCTGCTCACTCAATTTTCTCATCCCCTGATGCTCAGGGGCCGTCCCTGGGCTCCTGCCAGCCCCACACCCACATCATGTTCCTCAAGACCCACAAGACAGCCAGCAGCACTGTGCTCAACATGCTCTACCGCTTCGGAGAGGAGCGCAATCTCTCCTTTGCCCTGCCAGTGCGCTACCAGCTGGGCTATCCACTGCCCTTCAAAGCCACCATGGTCAAAGGTTACCAGGGTCCCAGGGTCGTAGAGTTCCACATCATGGCTCATCACATGAGATTCAACAAGCCGGAG GTGGAGAAGGTGATGCCAGCAGAcacgttttatttttctatcGTCAGGAATCCGATCTCTCTGGCTGAGTCTGCCTTTGCGTATTTCAAATCAGTAGCACCTGCCTTTCACAAAGCCAAAACCCTCGGAGAGTTTGCTGATAACCCGATGAAATTCTATGACCCTAATATTACCTACAATTTCCTCACCCGTAACCTGCTGTGGTTTGACTTTGGCATGGACCACAATGCTAAGTTTTCTGTGGAAGAGGCTCAGCGTGCTGTGGCCACAATCCGTCAGACCTTCAAGTTGGTTCTGTTGTCTGAATATTTTGACCAGTCCATGATCCTGCTGAGACACGCTCTCTGCTGGCCACTGGATGCTGTTGTCTCATTTAGCCTCAACGCTCGCCAGCAGAAGCCCAGTGGGTTTGGGGGGATGAGTGGGAGCTGGGTGAGCAAAGCTGCAGCAGTGGCTGGTGTCAAAGTTACAGGAGGACATTCATTAATGAAGACACCTGAAAGTCAGTCACTAACGGAGGAACAGCGCGATAAGCTGCAGCAGTGGAACACCTTTGACTGGTACTTATACCAAGCCTTTAACCAGACCTTCTGGGAGGAAATCCACAAGTTTGGTCTCGCTGAAATGGAGCAAGAAGTAGCTCTTCTCAGGATTCTGAGAGAAGATCTGGCCCGGGTTTGTCTCAGGGACGGCGGTAAACCCGTGGAGGCACAACAGATCAGAGATAAAAGCATTCGGCCATTCCAGAGTGGACCCGTGAAGATTCTTGGCTACGAGCTCCAGCCAGGGCTGGACAACCGCACGAGGACATCCTGTCTTAGGATGATCATGCCGGAGCTCCAGTACAAAGACTTGCTGGATGCTAAACAGTTCCCTCGGGCTCATACAGTCCAGCAAGGAAAGCAGACTTCAACCCGGATGAGAAAAGACTCACACTGA
- the gal3st4 gene encoding galactose-3-O-sulfotransferase 4 isoform X6, whose protein sequence is MFLKTHKTASSTVLNMLYRFGEERNLSFALPVRYQLGYPLPFKATMVKGYQGPRVVEFHIMAHHMRFNKPEVEKVMPADTFYFSIVRNPISLAESAFAYFKSVAPAFHKAKTLGEFADNPMKFYDPNITYNFLTRNLLWFDFGMDHNAKFSVEEAQRAVATIRQTFKLVLLSEYFDQSMILLRHALCWPLDAVVSFSLNARQQKPSGFGGMSGSWVSKAAAVAGVKVTGGHSLMKTPESQSLTEEQRDKLQQWNTFDWYLYQAFNQTFWEEIHKFGLAEMEQEVALLRILREDLARVCLRDGGKPVEAQQIRDKSIRPFQSGPVKILGYELQPGLDNRTRTSCLRMIMPELQYKDLLDAKQFPRAHTVQQGKQTSTRMRKDSH, encoded by the exons ATGTTCCTCAAGACCCACAAGACAGCCAGCAGCACTGTGCTCAACATGCTCTACCGCTTCGGAGAGGAGCGCAATCTCTCCTTTGCCCTGCCAGTGCGCTACCAGCTGGGCTATCCACTGCCCTTCAAAGCCACCATGGTCAAAGGTTACCAGGGTCCCAGGGTCGTAGAGTTCCACATCATGGCTCATCACATGAGATTCAACAAGCCGGAG GTGGAGAAGGTGATGCCAGCAGAcacgttttatttttctatcGTCAGGAATCCGATCTCTCTGGCTGAGTCTGCCTTTGCGTATTTCAAATCAGTAGCACCTGCCTTTCACAAAGCCAAAACCCTCGGAGAGTTTGCTGATAACCCGATGAAATTCTATGACCCTAATATTACCTACAATTTCCTCACCCGTAACCTGCTGTGGTTTGACTTTGGCATGGACCACAATGCTAAGTTTTCTGTGGAAGAGGCTCAGCGTGCTGTGGCCACAATCCGTCAGACCTTCAAGTTGGTTCTGTTGTCTGAATATTTTGACCAGTCCATGATCCTGCTGAGACACGCTCTCTGCTGGCCACTGGATGCTGTTGTCTCATTTAGCCTCAACGCTCGCCAGCAGAAGCCCAGTGGGTTTGGGGGGATGAGTGGGAGCTGGGTGAGCAAAGCTGCAGCAGTGGCTGGTGTCAAAGTTACAGGAGGACATTCATTAATGAAGACACCTGAAAGTCAGTCACTAACGGAGGAACAGCGCGATAAGCTGCAGCAGTGGAACACCTTTGACTGGTACTTATACCAAGCCTTTAACCAGACCTTCTGGGAGGAAATCCACAAGTTTGGTCTCGCTGAAATGGAGCAAGAAGTAGCTCTTCTCAGGATTCTGAGAGAAGATCTGGCCCGGGTTTGTCTCAGGGACGGCGGTAAACCCGTGGAGGCACAACAGATCAGAGATAAAAGCATTCGGCCATTCCAGAGTGGACCCGTGAAGATTCTTGGCTACGAGCTCCAGCCAGGGCTGGACAACCGCACGAGGACATCCTGTCTTAGGATGATCATGCCGGAGCTCCAGTACAAAGACTTGCTGGATGCTAAACAGTTCCCTCGGGCTCATACAGTCCAGCAAGGAAAGCAGACTTCAACCCGGATGAGAAAAGACTCACACTGA
- the gal3st4 gene encoding galactose-3-O-sulfotransferase 4 isoform X4: MLYRRAARMVKCLTCGHVGPVWMWKALLFFAAIAIADQLLDVIFKKSSVQPAAHSIFSSPDAQGPSLGSCQPHTHIMFLKTHKTASSTVLNMLYRFGEERNLSFALPVRYQLGYPLPFKATMVKGYQGPRVVEFHIMAHHMRFNKPEVEKVMPADTFYFSIVRNPISLAESAFAYFKSVAPAFHKAKTLGEFADNPMKFYDPNITYNFLTRNLLWFDFGMDHNAKFSVEEAQRAVATIRQTFKLVLLSEYFDQSMILLRHALCWPLDAVVSFSLNARQQKPSGFGGMSGSWVSKAAAVAGVKVTGGHSLMKTPESQSLTEEQRDKLQQWNTFDWYLYQAFNQTFWEEIHKFGLAEMEQEVALLRILREDLARVCLRDGGKPVEAQQIRDKSIRPFQSGPVKILGYELQPGLDNRTRTSCLRMIMPELQYKDLLDAKQFPRAHTVQQGKQTSTRMRKDSH; this comes from the exons ATGCTTTACAGACGGGCAGCCAG GATGGTAAAATGTCTGACTTGTGGTCATGTGGGTCCAGTGTGGATGTGGAAGGCACTGCTGTTCTTCGCGGCCATTGCGATTGCTGACCAGCTACTGGATGTCATCTTCAAGAAGAG caGTGTCCAGCCAGCTGCTCACTCAATTTTCTCATCCCCTGATGCTCAGGGGCCGTCCCTGGGCTCCTGCCAGCCCCACACCCACATCATGTTCCTCAAGACCCACAAGACAGCCAGCAGCACTGTGCTCAACATGCTCTACCGCTTCGGAGAGGAGCGCAATCTCTCCTTTGCCCTGCCAGTGCGCTACCAGCTGGGCTATCCACTGCCCTTCAAAGCCACCATGGTCAAAGGTTACCAGGGTCCCAGGGTCGTAGAGTTCCACATCATGGCTCATCACATGAGATTCAACAAGCCGGAG GTGGAGAAGGTGATGCCAGCAGAcacgttttatttttctatcGTCAGGAATCCGATCTCTCTGGCTGAGTCTGCCTTTGCGTATTTCAAATCAGTAGCACCTGCCTTTCACAAAGCCAAAACCCTCGGAGAGTTTGCTGATAACCCGATGAAATTCTATGACCCTAATATTACCTACAATTTCCTCACCCGTAACCTGCTGTGGTTTGACTTTGGCATGGACCACAATGCTAAGTTTTCTGTGGAAGAGGCTCAGCGTGCTGTGGCCACAATCCGTCAGACCTTCAAGTTGGTTCTGTTGTCTGAATATTTTGACCAGTCCATGATCCTGCTGAGACACGCTCTCTGCTGGCCACTGGATGCTGTTGTCTCATTTAGCCTCAACGCTCGCCAGCAGAAGCCCAGTGGGTTTGGGGGGATGAGTGGGAGCTGGGTGAGCAAAGCTGCAGCAGTGGCTGGTGTCAAAGTTACAGGAGGACATTCATTAATGAAGACACCTGAAAGTCAGTCACTAACGGAGGAACAGCGCGATAAGCTGCAGCAGTGGAACACCTTTGACTGGTACTTATACCAAGCCTTTAACCAGACCTTCTGGGAGGAAATCCACAAGTTTGGTCTCGCTGAAATGGAGCAAGAAGTAGCTCTTCTCAGGATTCTGAGAGAAGATCTGGCCCGGGTTTGTCTCAGGGACGGCGGTAAACCCGTGGAGGCACAACAGATCAGAGATAAAAGCATTCGGCCATTCCAGAGTGGACCCGTGAAGATTCTTGGCTACGAGCTCCAGCCAGGGCTGGACAACCGCACGAGGACATCCTGTCTTAGGATGATCATGCCGGAGCTCCAGTACAAAGACTTGCTGGATGCTAAACAGTTCCCTCGGGCTCATACAGTCCAGCAAGGAAAGCAGACTTCAACCCGGATGAGAAAAGACTCACACTGA
- the gal3st4 gene encoding galactose-3-O-sulfotransferase 4 isoform X3 — MTTTTCFSKMVKCLTCGHVGPVWMWKALLFFAAIAIADQLLDVIFKKSSVQPAAHSIFSSPDAQGPSLGSCQPHTHIMFLKTHKTASSTVLNMLYRFGEERNLSFALPVRYQLGYPLPFKATMVKGYQGPRVVEFHIMAHHMRFNKPEVEKVMPADTFYFSIVRNPISLAESAFAYFKSVAPAFHKAKTLGEFADNPMKFYDPNITYNFLTRNLLWFDFGMDHNAKFSVEEAQRAVATIRQTFKLVLLSEYFDQSMILLRHALCWPLDAVVSFSLNARQQKPSGFGGMSGSWVSKAAAVAGVKVTGGHSLMKTPESQSLTEEQRDKLQQWNTFDWYLYQAFNQTFWEEIHKFGLAEMEQEVALLRILREDLARVCLRDGGKPVEAQQIRDKSIRPFQSGPVKILGYELQPGLDNRTRTSCLRMIMPELQYKDLLDAKQFPRAHTVQQGKQTSTRMRKDSH; from the exons GATGGTAAAATGTCTGACTTGTGGTCATGTGGGTCCAGTGTGGATGTGGAAGGCACTGCTGTTCTTCGCGGCCATTGCGATTGCTGACCAGCTACTGGATGTCATCTTCAAGAAGAG caGTGTCCAGCCAGCTGCTCACTCAATTTTCTCATCCCCTGATGCTCAGGGGCCGTCCCTGGGCTCCTGCCAGCCCCACACCCACATCATGTTCCTCAAGACCCACAAGACAGCCAGCAGCACTGTGCTCAACATGCTCTACCGCTTCGGAGAGGAGCGCAATCTCTCCTTTGCCCTGCCAGTGCGCTACCAGCTGGGCTATCCACTGCCCTTCAAAGCCACCATGGTCAAAGGTTACCAGGGTCCCAGGGTCGTAGAGTTCCACATCATGGCTCATCACATGAGATTCAACAAGCCGGAG GTGGAGAAGGTGATGCCAGCAGAcacgttttatttttctatcGTCAGGAATCCGATCTCTCTGGCTGAGTCTGCCTTTGCGTATTTCAAATCAGTAGCACCTGCCTTTCACAAAGCCAAAACCCTCGGAGAGTTTGCTGATAACCCGATGAAATTCTATGACCCTAATATTACCTACAATTTCCTCACCCGTAACCTGCTGTGGTTTGACTTTGGCATGGACCACAATGCTAAGTTTTCTGTGGAAGAGGCTCAGCGTGCTGTGGCCACAATCCGTCAGACCTTCAAGTTGGTTCTGTTGTCTGAATATTTTGACCAGTCCATGATCCTGCTGAGACACGCTCTCTGCTGGCCACTGGATGCTGTTGTCTCATTTAGCCTCAACGCTCGCCAGCAGAAGCCCAGTGGGTTTGGGGGGATGAGTGGGAGCTGGGTGAGCAAAGCTGCAGCAGTGGCTGGTGTCAAAGTTACAGGAGGACATTCATTAATGAAGACACCTGAAAGTCAGTCACTAACGGAGGAACAGCGCGATAAGCTGCAGCAGTGGAACACCTTTGACTGGTACTTATACCAAGCCTTTAACCAGACCTTCTGGGAGGAAATCCACAAGTTTGGTCTCGCTGAAATGGAGCAAGAAGTAGCTCTTCTCAGGATTCTGAGAGAAGATCTGGCCCGGGTTTGTCTCAGGGACGGCGGTAAACCCGTGGAGGCACAACAGATCAGAGATAAAAGCATTCGGCCATTCCAGAGTGGACCCGTGAAGATTCTTGGCTACGAGCTCCAGCCAGGGCTGGACAACCGCACGAGGACATCCTGTCTTAGGATGATCATGCCGGAGCTCCAGTACAAAGACTTGCTGGATGCTAAACAGTTCCCTCGGGCTCATACAGTCCAGCAAGGAAAGCAGACTTCAACCCGGATGAGAAAAGACTCACACTGA
- the gal3st4 gene encoding galactose-3-O-sulfotransferase 4 isoform X2 yields the protein MCGRTNYIPAYHRKVFNPIGGFVIARAFIYFPDSAGAARVQASQEWFALGRTQDHQIHGSHERMVKCLTCGHVGPVWMWKALLFFAAIAIADQLLDVIFKKSVQPAAHSIFSSPDAQGPSLGSCQPHTHIMFLKTHKTASSTVLNMLYRFGEERNLSFALPVRYQLGYPLPFKATMVKGYQGPRVVEFHIMAHHMRFNKPEVEKVMPADTFYFSIVRNPISLAESAFAYFKSVAPAFHKAKTLGEFADNPMKFYDPNITYNFLTRNLLWFDFGMDHNAKFSVEEAQRAVATIRQTFKLVLLSEYFDQSMILLRHALCWPLDAVVSFSLNARQQKPSGFGGMSGSWVSKAAAVAGVKVTGGHSLMKTPESQSLTEEQRDKLQQWNTFDWYLYQAFNQTFWEEIHKFGLAEMEQEVALLRILREDLARVCLRDGGKPVEAQQIRDKSIRPFQSGPVKILGYELQPGLDNRTRTSCLRMIMPELQYKDLLDAKQFPRAHTVQQGKQTSTRMRKDSH from the exons ATGTGTGGTCGGACAAACTACATACCTGCTTACCACAGGAAGGTGTTTAATCCAATTGGAGGATTTGTTATTGCgcgtgcatttatttatttcccagATTCAGCTGGTGCGGCCAGAGTTCAAGCTTCGCAGGAATGGTTTGCTCTTGGCAGAACACAAGATCATCAAATCCATGGCAGCCATGAGAG GATGGTAAAATGTCTGACTTGTGGTCATGTGGGTCCAGTGTGGATGTGGAAGGCACTGCTGTTCTTCGCGGCCATTGCGATTGCTGACCAGCTACTGGATGTCATCTTCAAGAAGAG TGTCCAGCCAGCTGCTCACTCAATTTTCTCATCCCCTGATGCTCAGGGGCCGTCCCTGGGCTCCTGCCAGCCCCACACCCACATCATGTTCCTCAAGACCCACAAGACAGCCAGCAGCACTGTGCTCAACATGCTCTACCGCTTCGGAGAGGAGCGCAATCTCTCCTTTGCCCTGCCAGTGCGCTACCAGCTGGGCTATCCACTGCCCTTCAAAGCCACCATGGTCAAAGGTTACCAGGGTCCCAGGGTCGTAGAGTTCCACATCATGGCTCATCACATGAGATTCAACAAGCCGGAG GTGGAGAAGGTGATGCCAGCAGAcacgttttatttttctatcGTCAGGAATCCGATCTCTCTGGCTGAGTCTGCCTTTGCGTATTTCAAATCAGTAGCACCTGCCTTTCACAAAGCCAAAACCCTCGGAGAGTTTGCTGATAACCCGATGAAATTCTATGACCCTAATATTACCTACAATTTCCTCACCCGTAACCTGCTGTGGTTTGACTTTGGCATGGACCACAATGCTAAGTTTTCTGTGGAAGAGGCTCAGCGTGCTGTGGCCACAATCCGTCAGACCTTCAAGTTGGTTCTGTTGTCTGAATATTTTGACCAGTCCATGATCCTGCTGAGACACGCTCTCTGCTGGCCACTGGATGCTGTTGTCTCATTTAGCCTCAACGCTCGCCAGCAGAAGCCCAGTGGGTTTGGGGGGATGAGTGGGAGCTGGGTGAGCAAAGCTGCAGCAGTGGCTGGTGTCAAAGTTACAGGAGGACATTCATTAATGAAGACACCTGAAAGTCAGTCACTAACGGAGGAACAGCGCGATAAGCTGCAGCAGTGGAACACCTTTGACTGGTACTTATACCAAGCCTTTAACCAGACCTTCTGGGAGGAAATCCACAAGTTTGGTCTCGCTGAAATGGAGCAAGAAGTAGCTCTTCTCAGGATTCTGAGAGAAGATCTGGCCCGGGTTTGTCTCAGGGACGGCGGTAAACCCGTGGAGGCACAACAGATCAGAGATAAAAGCATTCGGCCATTCCAGAGTGGACCCGTGAAGATTCTTGGCTACGAGCTCCAGCCAGGGCTGGACAACCGCACGAGGACATCCTGTCTTAGGATGATCATGCCGGAGCTCCAGTACAAAGACTTGCTGGATGCTAAACAGTTCCCTCGGGCTCATACAGTCCAGCAAGGAAAGCAGACTTCAACCCGGATGAGAAAAGACTCACACTGA